The Chengkuizengella sediminis DNA window CGCTCCGCACGTAATAAATTTTAATAATCTCTTCAATTAGAAAGACCCCTCTCGCTTAGGTCTTTCCAAATTTCCAGCGGCTTCTTGATCAATGACACGACTCGTCCGCTGTTATAAAGTTTCCACATTTCAGGCTTTTGCTTTTTGGGGTCCCATGCATGATTTTTATTACGAAAAGAAAAAATACGCTCTTTCGCACGAGACTTTTCTTCGTCACGTCTTCCACCACCAAAGGCAGCAGTAAACCCATATTTGTCCAACCCTTGCTTTAATGCTTGAGTTTTCATAATATCAGTATATGCAGAGCCATGATCAAATGGGTTAATGCCTTGTTTCACACCTTCTTTATTTGTATGCACTAGCATTTCAATCCCTAATTTTTTTACTTTGTGATCACGGAACTCTATCATCTCTTTAAAATCAATATGCATGAAAGGAAATGGTGGTTTCTCTGCCTTACCAATTGAGTAAAGCATAACTGGATTTTCACATTCTGCAGCTACTTCTCGAATAATATATATTGCTTCAGCCTCGAGCTGATCGAGGTGTGTGAGTTCGTTCATTAGTGAGAGCCCCCTTTTAAGGTTTATTAAAATAATACTTTTTCATAAAAAACTCGCTTTGCTTCTATATTTTTGTTAACTCCTGAATTACTATTATTATCGTTAATTAATCGTTCATCCTTATTTTATGAATCATCTAATGCATATGATTGGACTGATATTCCTAATCATTCGCACAAAAAAACAAGGAACTTTAACAGCTCCTTGGTCAGAGGTTACAAAAAATTAATAACTTCCCACTTAATCTAATACCACTCCAATTCCCTTATTTTTTGCTAAATTGGCATAATAAGCCGCTGTACTAATATCAAAAACACCCATGCCCATCGGGTTAAACATAATCGTTTTATGATGATCTATTTTAGTTAAAGCTTGATCACATACGACCTCAACTAGAGACATTGTATCTTTTTTCTCTAATCCTTTTTCAAGATGCATATTTTCTATATCTGTATTTTCTCTGCATACCTCTTCCCAATCATCTACAACAATAGTTTCAATTTGTTCCATGACATTCACCTGATAATCTCGTAGTGAAACATTTAATAACACTGCTCCCTGCTTTGGTTTAAGATTGATATATCTGTGATCAGAAACTGTGCAAGTGATAAATACATCCGACTCTAAATACGCCTCTTCCCACGTATCTACAATTTTCACTTTACTAACTTCTTTTCCATCTATCTTGCTTTCGTTTATACCTTTTATATCATACAAATAAATATTTTTTATTAAATCACCAAAAACGGCTGTACACATTTTATAATGATAATACCCAATGGGCCCCCATCCAATCAATCCTAAATTAATTTTTTTAGATTTACGTATTTTTAAAACCTGCTGTAACATTAAACCGCTGACTGAAGCTGTGCGAAGAATACTAATTAAAGGGGTGTGAATCATAGCCATGGGTATGCCCGTATCCACTTCATTTAAAATAACCACACTATGTGCTCTTGGGATATCTTTTGTAATATTTTCTGGAAAACTGGCAATCCATTTAATTCCTGCCATTTGGATTTCTCCACCAACGAAAGCTGGCATAGCGATGATCCTATTTTTCAGATTTTTATATCTCAAATAAGGTTTGATCGGTTGTGAAAAATCATTTGATTGAATGCACTGTACTGTTTTTTCTATATTTTTAATTAATGTCTCCCAATGTATTCCTAACAAGTTAATATCTTTTTCATTTAAAACGATCATTTCATCACCTCCCTACCAAAAATAGTTCACTTCACCATATTGCTTTTTTACCCATTCATCTGAATAGATCGTTTCTAAATATCGGTCACCACGATCTGGAAAAATCACAACACATGTTGAATCCCTTGGAATGATAGGCTTTAACTTATTTACAGCTGCAATTACAGCCCCAGAAGATCCACCCGCTAATATGGATTCCTCCTGAATTAAATGACGACAACCCGTTATACAATCTAAATCAGATACATGAACAATATGATGGATTGATTCCTTCGGGCACAATGCCGGAACCATACCTGCACCTAATCCAGGAATCAACCTTTGACCCGTGCTTTCCTTAAAAATAACACTACCAATTGAATCTACAGCTACTACTTTTGTTTTTAGCTGGTGATCTCTTATAAAATCTACACAACCACGAATCGTCCCACAAGAACTAACCGCACAAAACATATAGTCTACATGTTTTAAATCCGCAAAGATTTCATTCATTGTCATAACATAGTGTGATTTTGAATTATTGGGATTTGCATATTGATTTGGCCAAAAATGATTTTTTAACTTTTTTCGCAACTCATTAACTTTATGAATTCTTGCTGGTAAAAACTCTCCTGTTTTAGGGTCCGGAGTTTTTACTAATTCAACGGTTGCATTAAAAGCCTTTAAAATATTTAAGTTTTGTTCCGTTGTTTTTGGATCCACTACACATATGAATTTCAAACCAAGATAATTACAGATTTTAGCGAGGCTTATGCCTAAGTTGCCAGAGCTAGATTCTATAATGATTGTATCCTTTTGAATTTCTCCTGATTTAATACCTTCTCGTATCATAAACAAAGCAGGTCGATCCTTGGAGCTTCCACCTGGGTTTAAAAATTCTAGTTTTGCGAATAGTTTCATAGATTGATTTTCAAATATTTTATTTAATTGAACCAGAGGTGTATGGCCAATGGCTGTTAAGATTCCTTCATCTATGTTCACTTTAATTAGCACCACCTAGTTTTATTTTTCATAGTAAATTTTTTTGTTTTTGACTTTTCCTGTGTTTAACTCCTCATTTGACACCGCTAATACCTGTATTTCATCCAATATTTTATTGTTGATCATACGCCCTATTTCAGGGATTTTTTCTTGAATATCCTTTTGAATAGTTGTGAGCATTGAAGGATTCACTAGCTTGCTGTGAATATAAATTGTAAGTGCATTATTTTGAAGCTTGACTCGTACACTTGCTTCTTTTAAATGTTGATATACGATCTCCTCAATGTCATAAATACTAATTTTTTCTCCATGTTTAAATTCAGGACCAACTCTTTTTACAATGTTTTGGAACGTTTGTTTTTCAACGCCATCGATGACCATGGTTCTTAAATCTCGTACAACATCATAGGTAACAAATCGAATGGCAGGAAACATTGAACGAACAAAGGAAGTTAATACAAGAATGGACTCCTTATTTTCCAACTTCTCCATGTTTAAACCGATTTCATCTGATTGAATTCCCTCTGCATACAAATGATCTAAGAATACATATCGCCTAATGTCATGTGAATAATACGCAATGGTGCCAATTTCAATGGAACCTAATGTGTCCATTATATCTTCTCTTTGTATTTGAAAAATGTTAGCTATTTTTTGCTGCCACTCCTCTGATGCGATTTCTCCAACTAAAATGATCTTCTTGATTCCAAAGTCTGCCGGGTTTTCAGCTGCATAAATTAAATGATCTAATATAGAGGGCATCGTATATAAAACGTCTGGTTTAAAGGTTTTGAGCTGTTGGATATGCTCCTCAATGGGACGATCAAAGGAAATAGCCTTACTTTCCATTTGTAGTTTTTTAAAAATAAAATCGGCAGTACTTGCAGCATGACCTGTACCTACATCCGAAAATGCCTTTTTACAGGCACTATTATTTAGAAATTGTTTATAAACCTCCATTTTTAACGATACATACCGCTGTTCATCCGCTTCGGAATAAGCGATTTTTTTTCTAATATTAGAGCTAGTTCCTGAGGTTTGATACACATGGATAGAATCATCATATTCCTGATGATAATAATGTTTTTCCAATATATCTGTGGTCATATAAGGGAGATCATTGAAATCCTTAATGGGTTGATTTATATAAAACTGTTCATACCATGGATAAATGATTTTAACCTCTTTTAACTTACCTTTTAATTTTTCAAGCAAGTCCATCGCTGCCTCCTATATTCTGATTCAGATTTCAATTTCTGTTGAACTACTAAAATTATATGATGTGGAATATATAAGGTTCTTTTCTTAAATAAAATTGCAAGAAATAGGCAATGAAACAAGCAACGATGTCATCTTAAACGTACATTAAAATATAAACACTTTGGCTGTAATCATATAAATAAAACCCAAGGAGTTGTCAATCAATAGATGAATAAAAAAGAAAGCAAGAAAAAATACGTTTCCAGTAAGTGGATAAAAACATTAGCTCTGATAAAAAATACGGACTTAAAAACCTATATCCCTGAAACAAGAAAGGCGAATTTTGAAAGTGTAAATGAAATGTTAAATAAACACCATGTTGTATATGTAAAACCGAGTCGAGGTTCATTAGGTAAAGGTGTGATGAGAATCAAAAAAACGAACGAAAATGAGGAAATAATTTACGAATGGCAGCAAGATTTAGAAGTCAAACAATACAGTTCGTATAATGCGTTATATAATGACTTAAGCCATCATATTCAAAAAACGAAACGACTTCATATCGTGCAAAAAGGTATCGATATGGTGAAATATAAAGACCGTTCTGCAGATATAAGAGTAATGGTTCAACAAAATACAAATTCAGAATGGGAAGTTACTGGCATCATCGCGAGATTGTCTCATCCTAAAAAGGTTGTAACTAACATCAGCAGCGGTGGTATTATCTGTAATATTGAAACGCTAATTAACCATTTATGTCAATATGATAATAATTTAATAGAAAAACTGAAGTGGATTGGTCTTGAAACTGCAAAACAAATGAATAAAACATATCCCAATATGAAAGAAAGTGGGCTGGATATCGCACTGGATCAAAACCTGCATCCTTGGATTCTAGAAGTGAATACAAAACCGAGTGTCATTCCGTTTACTCGGTTAGAAGACAAAAGCATCATCGAAAAAATAGTTCTATACGGGAAGGATTATGGAAGACATTATTATTTAAAACCAAAGTTTGATGTAAAGGGGAACAGAATAATTAAACCTAAAAAAAGAAGTAGGAAGGGAGGTAAAGGCATAACTAACATTTTAGAGAATACGCACCCTGAAAAAAGACAAAAAGTAGCAAAACCTTTCCCTCGAAAATATAAACGCTACAGAAAAAGAATTCCCTCTAAAAAGGTGATTTTATAAGTATCATACACTCACACCAATACAGACAGCCACATAAAGATATCCAAAAAAGCCTTAAAGGAGGGTACGCCCCCCTTCAAGGCAGTCATAATAAATTTAATTTTAAACAGTTTAAATGTTTTGATTAGTTTTTTATATCTAAAACTCTCTTCTACTAAGGAATGTATTGTTGCAGAATTTGTACGATTTCGTTTTCAATGATATAAAAATGATAGATTGGTCTATCATCTTGCTCATCAGTTTCCATATACTCATTTACAATGTTTATAAATTCATTTGTGTATTTTAAACTTGACTCTTCTATTATATAAGATGAATAATCTGTTGATAATTGATATGGAATTCGTTCTTCTTCAATGTTACGGATATAAAATCCATTTGGAATTTGCTGTTCTGCTTCTTCTCTACTCATGTTTCCATCTTCTATTATCGCTTGAATAGCTTGTTCTCCACCTAACCATTCAACCGTATCAATTTCAAAAAAGATAGTATCATTTTCTTCTTTTACGTTTAAAATGCTACCCATTGTAATTTCTAAATCAGGTAGTCTTTTTACTACATGTTCTAACCTATATAATTGTTCATAAAACTCTTTCATTATATCTAATTTGTTATCAATCATTTTAGATTCAAAACTATTTATTTGCTCCAGTAATTGTTGATTTTGAGTTTTTAAAATTATAATTTCTTCTCTTAGCTCATTCATTTCATTCTCTATATCATCTGTATTTTGTCCAACTTCTTTTGGTTCATCAATTTTGTTTTGACACCCGATTAAACTACCTAAACAAATAAACAAGACAAGACAAACACCTATATATTTATAACTATAAGTTAACAATTTCAGTTTCGAACCTCCTATGTCATCACAAAACATTTTTTATTACTAGATAAGGATTTATTTCAATATTAATGAAAAATTTGTATGATACATGGTGAATTATACCACGATAAAAAATAAAAAGGTAGGTGAATAGTATGGAATTTTGTATCACAAGATTTTTTTTTGAACATTTTTATCTATACTACTATACTAAATTAGCCAAATAGTATAAAATTATGGTATATTTTAATAGGACATGAAATAATTTCAATTTTTTATTTAATAGATATTGAAATAATAATTATTCTTTGTCCATACATTTTATACATTACATAATTTTTTTCTTTATCTTAAAATTTTTAAGGAGGATGAAATGATGACATTAAAGTATTTAAAACAAGGTTTTATCGTTTTACTTGCGCTTTTTGTTCTGTTTTCTTACTTACCTACGAGCAAAAATGTAAGCGTTTACGCTAACAATGATTTTGATTATTACGTAGGTGCAGGTGTTTATGACATCACAGGTCCCCCAGCAGAAGTGGTGATGATGGGATATGCAAATCCATCCATGACTACAAAAGGTATCCACTTCCGTTTAAAATCAAGGGCATTTATTATGAAGGAAAAAGAAACGGAGAACAGTGTAGTTTTTGTAAGTGCAGATCTTGGTCAAATTTTCCACTCTGTCACACAAGGTGTTATTCAAAAATTAAAAGATAACGGATATGGAGATTTGTATGGCTATAATAATGTATTGTTAAGTGCTACACATGACCACAGTGGTCCAGGAGGGTACGCTCATGAAGGGTTGTACAATGTAAGTACTTTTGGTTTCCATGAAGAGAATTATAACGTCATCGTCGAAGGAATTTATGAATCTATTGTAAGAGCACATGAAAATTTGGAACCTGGTTATATTGAAATTAATGAGGGACTTGTGGATGGAACTAGTGCTAATCGTTCTGAAGAAGCCTATAACAACAATCCTAAAGATGAACGAGATCAATATGATGATAACGTTGATAAAACCATGACACTTTTAAACTTTAGAAATGTACAGGGAGAACTTCTAGGTATTATCAATTGGTTTGCAGTACACGGTGTTTCCATGGGACAAGATAATCACTATATTTCAGGTGAAAACAAAGGTTACGCCTCCTATTTATATGAAAAAGAAATGCAAGCCAACTATGGTGATGATAAAACATTCGTAGCTGCATTTGCTCAAGCTAATTTAGGTGATGTAACACCAAACATATTTGGAGATGGAGTAGGTTATGGAGATAACGACTTTGAAAGCACTAAAAAATCGGGAGAAATCCAGTTTGAAGCTGCAAAATCCTTAAGTGAAACTGCACACGTTAGAATATCTGGTCCCATTGTTACCAAACATGAATTTAAAGACTTTTCAAATTTAGAAATAGATGGAAAATATACAGATGGAGAAGCTAAAAGAACATATCCTTCTGCGTTAGGTTATTCTTTTGCAGCAGGAACTGAGGATGGCAGACCTGATATAGATATGTTTGAAGAAGGAATGACTCAACCTGAGTATAAAATAGATGGGTACGATAATATCATCACTTATGCACGTGACCTTCTGGTCTTAGTTCCACAAATTGGGGAGATGAGTGGTTCCTTATACCCTGAATTATGGGAACAACATTATCCTAAGCCTGTTTTATTTGCCCCTTCCCAAGTAAAACCTGACCCTTGGACACCACAAATTATTCCTTTACAAATGGTTCAAATAGGTCAACTATCTATTCTAGCTGTACCTTCTGAAATCACTACGATGTCTGGTAGAAGATTAGTAAATCTTGTTCAAGAAAACATGGCAGAACAATTTAACAACAACTATATTGTAATTGCAGGTTTATCTAACTCTTATTCTAGTTATGTTACAACACCTGAGGAATATGAAAAACAACAATATGAGGGAGCATCTACACTATTTGGAAAATGGACATTAGCTGGGTACTTACAAGAGTTTGATAAACTTTCAAAAGCCATTATTAACAATGAAAATATTGAATCAGGACCTATTCCAAAAGATTTAACAGATGAGCAGGTTTATCTCCTTCCAGGGATCATATTTGATGCCCCTCCAGTTTTTAGACACTTTGGTGATATCAAAGATGATGTAAACACCAGTTACAACGCTGGAGATAATGTCAAAGCTAGTTTTTGGTCTGGTCACCCTAACAATAACTTTAGAACTGAATCTACCTATCTTGAGGTACAACAACTAATAAATGGTGAATGGGAAGTCATTGCTGATGATGGAGATTGGGAAACAAAGTTTCTATGGAACCGTGAATCTACATTGTTTGGAACTTCATCATCAACAGTTGAATGGGATATTCCGACTAATGCAGTTGATGGTACGTATCGAGTCGTACATTATGGAGCTTATCAAACCATAACGGGTAAAGTTTATGAGTATCAAGGAAAATCTTCAGAGTTTACCATAGAATAATCAATGTCATTTTATCAAGACTGTTCATTTTAAATAGAATAATAAAAAGGACTGTATTTTTACAGTCCTTTTTATTGGTATCAGGTAAAAATCTTCATAAGGTTAAAACCCAATGTTTTTAGAATTATACTAAGGTGCCTTATGTAAGTTTTTATCTCTTAACCAATTCTCACCAAAATCTACACATTCTTTTTGCTTAAATAATTTGGCTTTGGCCATTCCAATGTGACCTTTACATACATTGTGATCTTTTTCAAAATCTTGACCTATTTCATTAAAACAATCAGAATCCATATCTATGTGACTAAATGTTTTCCATACTCTTTTACCATCTTCTATAATTGGAGCACCTTGAGCCTCTTGGGTATGTATGGGTACTCTATTTTCTGATAAATGAAATGAAGTATTATTTTCATAATCTACTCCAAGTAATAAAACAAAACCATCCAAATCATATATTTTTGAAAGAGGTGATATTTCACCTAATCCATCTTCTAATGAATGTTCTTTTGTCACTTTCTCAGCGTGTTTCCCCCAAGCAGCAAATGAATATAAAGGATGGTAACTCCTTTTTACATTTGGAAATTCACGAAAAGTTTCAACTATTTTCCCCATATACCATGTGGGTGTAATTTGAGGATCAAATGCAGGCATTGTATCTCTAATTACTTGCCACCAGTTTTCAGGAACAGGAGGGTTTTCCCAATAAGAAGGTTCTGAAAGATTTGGTGAATGAGTTGGCATAATCAATGTACCTTCTTCTGTAAGAACATCCATCAAAGCTTGTACCACTGCAACTGACCCTCCACTTACCCATCCTAATGAGCTTAAAGATGAGTGAACAATCACAGTCATACCTTTTTTTAGTCCTAATTTTTTAAAATCTGTTTTTAAGGTTTCTGCTGTATTTAATTTGTCTGATTTGTTTATCACATTTGCTTCACTCAAAAACTAAACCTCCACATTTGTTTCATAAATAATTATATTTATTACTATATATTTTTAATTACAACTTCAATAAGTAAGAGTAATATTCTACATAAACACTTTCATAATCA harbors:
- the sbnA gene encoding 2,3-diaminopropionate biosynthesis protein SbnA — its product is MNIDEGILTAIGHTPLVQLNKIFENQSMKLFAKLEFLNPGGSSKDRPALFMIREGIKSGEIQKDTIIIESSSGNLGISLAKICNYLGLKFICVVDPKTTEQNLNILKAFNATVELVKTPDPKTGEFLPARIHKVNELRKKLKNHFWPNQYANPNNSKSHYVMTMNEIFADLKHVDYMFCAVSSCGTIRGCVDFIRDHQLKTKVVAVDSIGSVIFKESTGQRLIPGLGAGMVPALCPKESIHHIVHVSDLDCITGCRHLIQEESILAGGSSGAVIAAVNKLKPIIPRDSTCVVIFPDRGDRYLETIYSDEWVKKQYGEVNYFW
- a CDS encoding CoF synthetase, yielding MDLLEKLKGKLKEVKIIYPWYEQFYINQPIKDFNDLPYMTTDILEKHYYHQEYDDSIHVYQTSGTSSNIRKKIAYSEADEQRYVSLKMEVYKQFLNNSACKKAFSDVGTGHAASTADFIFKKLQMESKAISFDRPIEEHIQQLKTFKPDVLYTMPSILDHLIYAAENPADFGIKKIILVGEIASEEWQQKIANIFQIQREDIMDTLGSIEIGTIAYYSHDIRRYVFLDHLYAEGIQSDEIGLNMEKLENKESILVLTSFVRSMFPAIRFVTYDVVRDLRTMVIDGVEKQTFQNIVKRVGPEFKHGEKISIYDIEEIVYQHLKEASVRVKLQNNALTIYIHSKLVNPSMLTTIQKDIQEKIPEIGRMINNKILDEIQVLAVSNEELNTGKVKNKKIYYEK
- a CDS encoding aminoglycoside N(3)-acetyltransferase, which translates into the protein MSEANVINKSDKLNTAETLKTDFKKLGLKKGMTVIVHSSLSSLGWVSGGSVAVVQALMDVLTEEGTLIMPTHSPNLSEPSYWENPPVPENWWQVIRDTMPAFDPQITPTWYMGKIVETFREFPNVKRSYHPLYSFAAWGKHAEKVTKEHSLEDGLGEISPLSKIYDLDGFVLLLGVDYENNTSFHLSENRVPIHTQEAQGAPIIEDGKRVWKTFSHIDMDSDCFNEIGQDFEKDHNVCKGHIGMAKAKLFKQKECVDFGENWLRDKNLHKAP
- a CDS encoding YheC/YheD family protein, which produces MNKKESKKKYVSSKWIKTLALIKNTDLKTYIPETRKANFESVNEMLNKHHVVYVKPSRGSLGKGVMRIKKTNENEEIIYEWQQDLEVKQYSSYNALYNDLSHHIQKTKRLHIVQKGIDMVKYKDRSADIRVMVQQNTNSEWEVTGIIARLSHPKKVVTNISSGGIICNIETLINHLCQYDNNLIEKLKWIGLETAKQMNKTYPNMKESGLDIALDQNLHPWILEVNTKPSVIPFTRLEDKSIIEKIVLYGKDYGRHYYLKPKFDVKGNRIIKPKKRSRKGGKGITNILENTHPEKRQKVAKPFPRKYKRYRKRIPSKKVIL
- a CDS encoding 2,3-diaminopropionate biosynthesis protein SbnB, which produces MIVLNEKDINLLGIHWETLIKNIEKTVQCIQSNDFSQPIKPYLRYKNLKNRIIAMPAFVGGEIQMAGIKWIASFPENITKDIPRAHSVVILNEVDTGIPMAMIHTPLISILRTASVSGLMLQQVLKIRKSKKINLGLIGWGPIGYYHYKMCTAVFGDLIKNIYLYDIKGINESKIDGKEVSKVKIVDTWEEAYLESDVFITCTVSDHRYINLKPKQGAVLLNVSLRDYQVNVMEQIETIVVDDWEEVCRENTDIENMHLEKGLEKKDTMSLVEVVCDQALTKIDHHKTIMFNPMGMGVFDISTAAYYANLAKNKGIGVVLD
- a CDS encoding neutral/alkaline ceramidase yields the protein MTLKYLKQGFIVLLALFVLFSYLPTSKNVSVYANNDFDYYVGAGVYDITGPPAEVVMMGYANPSMTTKGIHFRLKSRAFIMKEKETENSVVFVSADLGQIFHSVTQGVIQKLKDNGYGDLYGYNNVLLSATHDHSGPGGYAHEGLYNVSTFGFHEENYNVIVEGIYESIVRAHENLEPGYIEINEGLVDGTSANRSEEAYNNNPKDERDQYDDNVDKTMTLLNFRNVQGELLGIINWFAVHGVSMGQDNHYISGENKGYASYLYEKEMQANYGDDKTFVAAFAQANLGDVTPNIFGDGVGYGDNDFESTKKSGEIQFEAAKSLSETAHVRISGPIVTKHEFKDFSNLEIDGKYTDGEAKRTYPSALGYSFAAGTEDGRPDIDMFEEGMTQPEYKIDGYDNIITYARDLLVLVPQIGEMSGSLYPELWEQHYPKPVLFAPSQVKPDPWTPQIIPLQMVQIGQLSILAVPSEITTMSGRRLVNLVQENMAEQFNNNYIVIAGLSNSYSSYVTTPEEYEKQQYEGASTLFGKWTLAGYLQEFDKLSKAIINNENIESGPIPKDLTDEQVYLLPGIIFDAPPVFRHFGDIKDDVNTSYNAGDNVKASFWSGHPNNNFRTESTYLEVQQLINGEWEVIADDGDWETKFLWNRESTLFGTSSSTVEWDIPTNAVDGTYRVVHYGAYQTITGKVYEYQGKSSEFTIE